The proteins below are encoded in one region of Gammaproteobacteria bacterium:
- a CDS encoding deoxynucleoside kinase translates to MSQMTPSYIVVEGPIGVGKTTLARRLAEEFGSELMLEGAEENPFLERFYQSPKQAALATQLYFLMQRVRQLQSLRQGDIFNPVWMADYLIEKDRLFAKLTLDDDEFGLYEQVYASLTTDAPVPDLVIYLQAPVDVLLARIARRGRHFERSIEPAYLTRLCEAYTEFFHRYDDAPVLIVNASEIDLVNNEQDFQQLLQQVKAPATGRRYFNPLPFAM, encoded by the coding sequence ATGAGTCAGATGACACCCTCCTATATCGTTGTGGAAGGTCCGATCGGTGTGGGCAAGACCACCTTGGCGCGTCGTCTGGCCGAGGAGTTCGGCAGCGAGCTCATGCTGGAAGGGGCGGAGGAAAACCCCTTTCTGGAACGCTTTTACCAGAGCCCGAAACAGGCGGCCCTGGCCACCCAGCTGTATTTCCTGATGCAGCGCGTGCGCCAGCTGCAGTCCCTGCGTCAGGGGGATATCTTCAATCCGGTGTGGATGGCCGACTACCTGATCGAGAAGGACCGCCTGTTCGCCAAGTTGACCCTGGACGACGACGAGTTCGGCCTGTACGAACAGGTCTACGCCAGCCTGACCACCGACGCGCCGGTGCCCGATCTGGTGATTTATCTGCAGGCGCCCGTCGATGTGCTGCTGGCCCGCATCGCCCGGCGGGGTCGGCACTTCGAGCGGAGTATCGAGCCGGCCTATCTGACCCGGCTGTGCGAGGCCTATACCGAATTTTTCCACCGCTACGACGACGCGCCGGTATTGATCGTCAACGCCAGCGAGATCGATCTGGTCAACAACGAACAGGATTTCCAGCAATTGCTGCAGCAGGTGAAGGCGCCCGCGACCGGGCGGCGCTATTTCAATCCGCTGCCGTTTGCCATGTGA
- a CDS encoding flavin reductase family protein: protein MHKTIKPSILYFGTPVALISTLNEDGTYNLSPMSSVFWLGWRCVLGLSMRSKTTQNMIRTGECVLNLPSVHEVAAVDRLALTTGSNPVPEAKLRRGYRFEADKFAISGLTWESSDTVAAPRVSECPVQMEGTVEKVHGIADDDPLQRGILACIEVRVRRVHVEESILAHDKPDHVDPDRWRPLIMSFQQFYGLGPRLFESTLAQVPENMYRTPDAKQAGTATE from the coding sequence ATGCACAAAACCATCAAGCCGTCGATTTTGTATTTCGGCACGCCCGTGGCCCTGATAAGCACCCTGAACGAGGATGGGACATACAACCTTTCTCCAATGTCGTCCGTATTCTGGCTTGGCTGGCGCTGCGTGCTGGGCTTGTCCATGCGCTCCAAAACCACTCAGAACATGATCCGAACGGGCGAATGCGTGCTCAACCTGCCATCGGTACACGAAGTTGCCGCTGTGGACCGGCTTGCATTGACGACAGGTAGCAACCCGGTACCAGAGGCCAAGCTGCGCAGAGGGTACCGCTTCGAAGCCGATAAGTTTGCGATTTCCGGACTGACATGGGAATCGTCCGATACGGTAGCTGCGCCACGGGTAAGCGAATGCCCTGTGCAGATGGAAGGCACTGTTGAAAAGGTGCATGGCATCGCCGACGACGATCCTTTGCAACGCGGTATCCTTGCCTGTATCGAGGTTCGGGTGCGACGCGTCCACGTAGAGGAATCGATACTGGCGCACGACAAACCCGACCATGTAGACCCGGACAGGTGGCGCCCGCTCATCATGAGCTTTCAGCAATTCTACGGACTTGGGCCTAGACTGTTCGAATCCACGCTGGCGCAGGTTCCGGAAAACATGTATCGCACTCCGGACGCTAAACAGGCCGGCACCGCGACAGAATAA
- a CDS encoding DUF839 domain-containing protein, producing MKFKSVFAGLALAVAFSAPAAADGYYHHHGKRDFGQLRDHLLHAQSRQLFGIAGPLAASSTQSVDAAAAEANPLTLATLARSLHARVVSARADLGPNIDMMTLWPNAKHPTHLIVCNEQGPSAPGIQRVRLSDGQVETILSGTRSCDPAHTTPWGTVVIGEEAGNTGTILEIIDPLHTTNVSYDRDTGTLSGADAGNVAVRPALGHLSFEGVGIYPNGVMYYGDENRPHTGTPGGAYFKFVPTTPWNGTAPIGSLDESPLVSGSVYGLRLGKRSGNTDYGQGTNTGLGSWVMINNAYDADLRAAAADLSLTGYYRPEDLAIDTRALDHGQVRFCANNTGNEGSDRNWGETVCVTDGTLEEATANLATPEVQLFAVGTSQFAMMDNIAYQPGRANWVIHEDGDAPGFAVDPHNNDLWACLEDGKDVDTLSDGCVRIATLNDLHAEWTGGLFDATGKRFFVSVQHNVTGHGVILEILGWR from the coding sequence ATGAAATTCAAATCAGTGTTTGCCGGGCTGGCGCTGGCCGTTGCGTTCTCCGCACCGGCCGCCGCCGATGGTTATTATCATCATCATGGCAAGCGGGACTTCGGCCAGTTACGCGACCACCTGCTGCATGCGCAGTCCCGTCAGTTGTTCGGCATTGCCGGTCCGCTCGCCGCATCTTCAACGCAGAGCGTGGATGCCGCCGCCGCGGAGGCCAATCCGCTCACCCTGGCCACGCTGGCACGCAGTCTGCACGCGCGCGTGGTCTCCGCCCGCGCGGATCTGGGCCCCAACATCGACATGATGACCCTGTGGCCGAACGCCAAGCACCCGACCCACCTGATCGTGTGCAACGAGCAGGGGCCGAGCGCGCCGGGCATTCAGCGGGTGCGCCTGTCGGACGGCCAGGTGGAAACCATCCTGAGCGGCACCCGGTCGTGCGATCCGGCGCACACCACGCCGTGGGGTACGGTGGTCATCGGCGAGGAAGCCGGCAATACCGGAACCATCCTGGAGATCATCGATCCGCTGCACACGACCAACGTGTCCTACGACCGCGATACCGGCACCCTGTCGGGCGCTGACGCGGGCAATGTCGCGGTCCGTCCCGCACTGGGGCATCTGTCCTTCGAGGGTGTGGGCATCTACCCCAACGGGGTCATGTACTACGGAGACGAAAACCGTCCGCATACGGGTACGCCGGGGGGCGCCTACTTCAAGTTCGTGCCCACCACGCCGTGGAACGGGACGGCACCGATCGGCAGCCTCGACGAATCGCCGCTGGTCTCGGGCAGCGTGTACGGCCTGCGCCTGGGCAAGCGCAGCGGCAACACCGACTATGGCCAGGGCACCAACACCGGCCTGGGCAGCTGGGTCATGATCAACAACGCCTATGACGCCGACTTGCGTGCCGCCGCGGCCGACCTGAGCCTGACCGGCTACTATCGCCCCGAAGACCTGGCGATCGACACCAGGGCACTGGACCACGGGCAGGTGCGTTTTTGCGCCAACAACACCGGCAACGAAGGCAGTGACCGCAACTGGGGCGAGACCGTCTGCGTGACCGACGGCACGCTGGAAGAGGCCACCGCCAATCTTGCCACGCCGGAGGTGCAGTTGTTCGCCGTAGGCACCAGCCAGTTCGCGATGATGGACAACATCGCCTATCAGCCCGGCCGCGCCAACTGGGTCATCCACGAGGACGGCGACGCCCCCGGGTTTGCGGTCGATCCGCACAACAACGACCTGTGGGCCTGCCTGGAGGACGGCAAGGACGTGGACACGCTGTCGGACGGCTGCGTCCGCATCGCCACCCTGAACGACCTGCACGCCGAATGGACCGGCGGGCTGTTCGACGCCACGGGCAAGCGCTTCTTCGTGAGCGTGCAGCACAACGTCACCGGCCACGGTGTCATCCTGGAGATCCTGGGCTGGCGCTAA
- a CDS encoding glutathione S-transferase family protein has product MNLELISFKLCPFVQRSVITLNYKSLPYDITYIDLENPPEWFLKISPFGKVPALRVDNDAVLFESAIINEYIDDVTPGRLRPEEPMALARGRAWIEFGQQCLFDQYQLSTAKDEKVFEETLAKAEANLHKVEEILGEGPYFNGADFSLVDAAYAPLFMRYRLLEERHPLFDHAATPKLWAWGDRLLELDAVKESVVPDFDDLFFAYLHKHGHYAATAFAA; this is encoded by the coding sequence ATGAATCTGGAACTCATCAGCTTCAAACTCTGCCCCTTCGTACAGCGCAGCGTCATCACCCTGAACTACAAGTCGCTGCCGTACGACATCACCTACATCGACCTGGAGAACCCGCCGGAGTGGTTCCTCAAGATCTCCCCCTTCGGCAAGGTCCCGGCCCTGCGCGTGGACAACGACGCCGTGCTGTTCGAGTCCGCCATCATCAACGAGTACATCGACGATGTGACCCCGGGCCGGCTGCGCCCCGAAGAGCCGATGGCGCTGGCCCGCGGCCGGGCCTGGATCGAATTCGGCCAGCAGTGCCTGTTCGACCAGTACCAGCTCAGCACGGCCAAGGACGAAAAGGTCTTCGAGGAAACGCTGGCCAAGGCGGAGGCCAACCTGCACAAGGTCGAGGAGATCCTGGGCGAAGGCCCGTATTTCAACGGCGCGGACTTTTCGCTGGTGGACGCCGCCTATGCCCCCCTGTTCATGCGCTATCGTCTGCTCGAGGAGCGCCATCCGCTGTTCGACCACGCGGCGACGCCGAAGCTGTGGGCCTGGGGCGACCGCCTGCTGGAACTGGATGCGGTAAAGGAATCGGTGGTGCCTGACTTCGACGATCTGTTCTTCGCCTATCTGCACAAACACGGTCATTACGCCGCCACCGCCTTCGCGGCCTGA
- a CDS encoding 3-deoxy-D-manno-octulosonic acid transferase: MSLSELFSAGRIDRELIGATLVIADAQTAANAEPFLALLETAYGRLALGVVGEDAYQGPRAYLELPTRYGADIKRVRKLKPARVIVIGAAAQCHELVRDIPADKVWLNARDDAVAQAGCKLITVADEAAHRLLPDAALTGDPLCLLDALPEYAPDTSLCERFQEYRERNYPVFYAAATGEGEERVAYAVLFELLRQQTCIMIVAPKDPERYEPVYRDAIKYSMPTIRHTRLYTSFVPRKNRVYFVEDPTPLDSLYACADFVIPGGTLADEATHAPDLVTPILAGSPVIVGRRRDDALLAAAVAAGVVLTGEDVDAIAEQAARLGVDAALRETQAKQARQWLDSQAGAGQRVVDLLKAL; the protein is encoded by the coding sequence ATGTCGCTCTCCGAATTGTTTTCCGCCGGCCGCATCGACCGCGAACTGATCGGTGCCACACTGGTCATCGCCGATGCGCAGACGGCCGCCAATGCCGAACCGTTCCTGGCCCTGCTGGAAACGGCATACGGCCGGCTGGCGCTCGGCGTCGTCGGAGAGGACGCCTACCAGGGTCCGCGCGCATATCTCGAACTGCCCACGCGTTACGGCGCCGACATCAAACGCGTACGCAAGCTCAAACCCGCGCGCGTGATCGTCATCGGCGCCGCCGCGCAATGCCACGAACTGGTGCGCGACATTCCGGCCGACAAGGTCTGGCTGAATGCGCGCGACGACGCCGTCGCCCAGGCCGGCTGCAAACTGATCACGGTCGCCGACGAGGCCGCCCACCGTCTGCTGCCGGACGCCGCTCTCACCGGCGACCCCTTGTGCCTGCTCGATGCCCTGCCTGAGTACGCGCCCGATACATCACTGTGCGAACGCTTTCAGGAATATCGGGAACGGAACTATCCCGTGTTTTATGCCGCGGCCACCGGCGAAGGCGAGGAACGCGTCGCCTATGCCGTTCTGTTCGAACTGCTGCGCCAGCAGACCTGCATCATGATCGTGGCGCCGAAGGACCCCGAACGCTACGAGCCCGTGTATCGGGACGCGATCAAGTACAGCATGCCGACCATCCGGCACACCCGCCTGTATACCTCCTTCGTGCCGCGCAAAAACCGCGTGTATTTCGTCGAAGACCCGACCCCGCTCGACAGCCTGTACGCCTGCGCGGACTTCGTGATCCCGGGCGGTACGCTGGCGGACGAGGCGACACATGCGCCGGATCTGGTCACCCCCATCCTGGCGGGCAGCCCCGTTATCGTGGGCAGGCGGCGCGACGACGCCCTGCTCGCTGCCGCCGTGGCGGCCGGCGTAGTGCTGACCGGCGAAGACGTGGACGCCATCGCGGAACAGGCCGCAAGACTGGGCGTGGATGCGGCGCTGCGCGAAACCCAGGCCAAACAGGCCCGTCAGTGGCTGGACAGCCAGGCAGGTGCCGGCCAGCGGGTGGTCGATCTGCTGAAGGCGCTGTAA
- a CDS encoding SAP domain-containing protein, with the protein MRLQDIQIIVTEMGLKPGRSRKADLIRLIQRNEGNFDCYGSAQQGECTQGECLWRQDCLSPVRR; encoded by the coding sequence ATGCGCTTGCAGGACATTCAGATCATCGTAACGGAAATGGGACTCAAGCCCGGTCGCAGCCGCAAGGCGGACCTGATCCGGCTTATCCAACGCAACGAAGGGAATTTCGACTGTTATGGCAGCGCCCAGCAGGGCGAATGCACTCAGGGCGAGTGCCTGTGGCGGCAGGACTGTCTGAGTCCGGTGCGCCGCTGA
- a CDS encoding methylated-DNA--[protein]-cysteine S-methyltransferase, which yields MSDYERIAEAIGFISSRVNEQPSLEEIAAHVHLSPFHFQRLFSRWAGITPKRFLQVLTLERAKRLLNEPQSLLEVSGSLGLSSGSRLHDHFVHLEAVTPGEYKTGGAGLSIDYAVHDSPFGNAFIATTPRGVCNLAFLERDEVHEHLADLRKQWPQAEINENRERTLPVMDALFGNGTTPERPLSLFVAGTNFQTRVWKALLNIPPGKVASYNQIANAIGHPNAARAVGNAVGANPIALLIPCHRVLRQNGDLGGYHWGEARKHAILAWEAARHEQ from the coding sequence ATGTCGGACTACGAACGTATCGCTGAGGCAATCGGTTTCATTTCGAGCCGGGTGAACGAACAACCGTCTCTGGAAGAAATCGCCGCGCACGTGCATTTGAGCCCTTTTCATTTCCAGCGCCTGTTCAGCCGCTGGGCCGGCATCACCCCCAAGCGATTCCTGCAGGTCCTGACGCTGGAGCGCGCCAAGCGATTACTGAACGAACCCCAATCCCTGCTGGAGGTATCCGGCTCGCTGGGACTGAGCAGCGGCTCGCGCCTGCACGATCATTTCGTCCATCTGGAGGCGGTTACGCCCGGCGAGTACAAAACCGGCGGCGCCGGCCTGAGCATCGACTACGCCGTACACGACAGTCCTTTTGGAAACGCCTTTATCGCGACCACGCCGAGAGGCGTCTGCAATCTTGCCTTCCTGGAGCGCGATGAGGTCCATGAGCATCTGGCCGATTTACGCAAGCAATGGCCTCAAGCCGAGATAAACGAAAATCGGGAGCGCACACTGCCGGTTATGGATGCCCTGTTCGGCAACGGGACGACACCGGAACGTCCGTTGTCGTTGTTCGTGGCCGGGACGAACTTTCAGACCCGTGTATGGAAGGCATTGCTGAATATTCCTCCCGGCAAGGTGGCGAGTTACAACCAGATCGCGAATGCCATTGGCCATCCCAACGCGGCAAGGGCCGTGGGGAATGCCGTAGGCGCCAACCCGATCGCCCTTCTCATCCCGTGTCATCGCGTGCTCAGACAAAACGGCGACCTGGGCGGCTATCACTGGGGCGAGGCGCGCAAACATGCCATACTGGCCTGGGAAGCCGCCAGACATGAACAGTGA
- the panB gene encoding 3-methyl-2-oxobutanoate hydroxymethyltransferase, producing the protein MSDQPKTKRITLTTLRRMKSEGEKIAVLTAYDAPMARVAEAAGVEVVLVGDTLGMVIQGHDTTLPVTVDHVVYHTQAVMRGSQRALVIADMPFMSYAHTPQALDNAARLMREGGAQMIKLEGGATEAETVRALALHGIPVCAHLGLTPQSVHKLGGYRVQGREAHAAEAILHDALALQAAGADMMVLECVPVALAAEITRNLDIPVIGIGAGADTDGQVLVLQDVLGLTPNAPRFSENFMAPGRASIQEAIEAYVQGVKSGTFPDAAHSFS; encoded by the coding sequence ATGTCCGACCAACCCAAAACCAAGCGCATTACGCTGACCACCCTGCGGCGCATGAAGTCCGAAGGTGAGAAGATCGCCGTGCTGACCGCCTATGACGCCCCCATGGCCCGGGTGGCGGAGGCCGCCGGCGTCGAGGTCGTGCTGGTCGGGGATACGCTGGGCATGGTGATCCAGGGACACGATACCACCCTGCCGGTGACGGTCGATCATGTCGTCTACCACACCCAGGCCGTGATGCGCGGCAGTCAGCGCGCCCTGGTGATCGCCGACATGCCTTTCATGAGCTACGCCCATACCCCTCAGGCGCTGGACAATGCGGCGCGCCTGATGCGCGAGGGCGGGGCGCAGATGATCAAGCTGGAGGGCGGTGCCACCGAGGCGGAAACCGTCCGCGCCCTGGCCCTGCACGGTATCCCCGTCTGCGCGCATCTCGGCCTGACCCCGCAGTCCGTACATAAGCTGGGCGGCTATCGCGTGCAGGGCCGCGAGGCGCATGCTGCCGAGGCCATTCTGCACGATGCCCTGGCCTTGCAGGCGGCCGGTGCGGACATGATGGTGCTGGAGTGCGTGCCCGTGGCGCTGGCCGCCGAGATCACCCGCAACCTGGACATTCCGGTCATCGGCATCGGCGCCGGTGCCGATACTGACGGACAGGTGCTGGTGCTGCAGGACGTGCTCGGGCTCACCCCCAACGCGCCCCGTTTCAGTGAGAATTTCATGGCGCCCGGTCGGGCCAGCATCCAGGAAGCCATCGAAGCCTACGTGCAGGGCGTCAAATCCGGGACCTTCCCGGATGCCGCGCACAGCTTCTCCTGA
- the panC gene encoding pantoate--beta-alanine ligase, whose product MHIVHEPGQLRAVLAGLRREEGRIALVPTMGNLHAGHLALVRRARELASRVVVSIFVNPLQFDRAEDLAAYPRTPEADCRLLEELGVDVVFMPTPEKLYPHGEAASTRVEVPVLGEILEGASRPGHFTGVATIVTKLFNLVLPDLAVFGSKDFQQLQLIRRMVQDLDMDVEVIGVDTVREPDGLAMSSRNGYLSEAERVEAPGLYRSLVWVKAALESGETDLARLCDQAAQRLAQAGFRSDYVTIRRAADLRPAGEADRELVVLAAAWLGRARLIDNLQVTLPPPR is encoded by the coding sequence ATGCACATCGTTCACGAGCCTGGACAGCTGCGTGCCGTGCTCGCCGGCCTGCGCCGCGAGGAGGGCCGTATCGCCCTGGTGCCGACCATGGGCAACCTGCATGCCGGCCATCTGGCGCTGGTGCGCCGCGCGCGCGAGCTGGCCAGCCGAGTGGTGGTCAGCATCTTCGTCAATCCGCTGCAATTCGATCGCGCCGAGGATCTCGCCGCCTATCCGCGCACACCGGAAGCGGACTGCAGGCTGCTGGAGGAGCTTGGGGTGGACGTGGTCTTCATGCCCACCCCCGAAAAGCTTTATCCGCACGGTGAGGCCGCCAGCACCCGGGTCGAGGTGCCGGTATTGGGCGAGATACTGGAAGGGGCCTCACGGCCGGGACATTTCACGGGCGTGGCCACCATCGTGACCAAGCTGTTCAACCTGGTGTTGCCCGACCTGGCGGTATTCGGCAGCAAGGATTTCCAGCAACTGCAGCTCATCCGCCGCATGGTTCAGGATCTGGACATGGATGTGGAGGTCATCGGTGTCGATACCGTGCGTGAGCCGGATGGTCTGGCCATGAGCTCGCGCAACGGCTATCTGAGCGAGGCGGAGCGGGTCGAGGCCCCCGGACTGTATCGCAGCCTGGTCTGGGTGAAAGCGGCGCTGGAATCGGGCGAGACCGATCTGGCGCGGCTTTGCGATCAGGCCGCGCAGCGTCTGGCTCAGGCGGGTTTTCGCAGTGACTACGTTACTATCCGCCGGGCCGCGGATCTCCGGCCGGCCGGCGAAGCCGACCGGGAACTGGTGGTGCTGGCCGCCGCCTGGCTGGGGCGGGCGCGGCTGATCGACAACCTGCAGGTGACGCTGCCGCCGCCCCGGTGA
- a CDS encoding FAD-dependent oxidoreductase translates to MAGSSPEKIAIIGAGMAGLTCATSLTLSVPDVHVFEQALHPGGRMGVIRERGFEFDAGTQYFTAQDERFAMAVDGWLDEGVVQPWSAWVVELERGNFLARPPEARYVAVPHMGGLSQHLAELCTRVEYGTPVERLEKQASGWRLYDRFGTDLGCFDLVVTAVPPAEAMRLLGEAAPDLGLMLTGQAMSACWTLLVGSDDGLPLMFDAAFIGNSPLRWAARNNSKPGRAPREAWVLQATPEWSEAHLDDTPDDVAGALWHAFEEAAGGLPGVRPQVRRAELWREAQPIAGLEQPFLFDAQNGVAACGDWCLGPRVEAAFLSGLALADRILQDV, encoded by the coding sequence ATGGCCGGCAGCAGCCCCGAGAAGATCGCCATCATCGGCGCCGGCATGGCCGGACTGACCTGCGCTACATCGCTGACCTTGAGCGTGCCCGACGTGCATGTGTTCGAGCAGGCGCTGCACCCCGGCGGACGCATGGGCGTGATTCGCGAACGCGGGTTCGAGTTCGACGCCGGCACGCAGTATTTCACGGCTCAGGACGAGCGCTTCGCCATGGCGGTGGACGGCTGGCTCGACGAGGGTGTCGTGCAGCCTTGGTCAGCATGGGTCGTGGAACTCGAGCGCGGCAACTTCCTGGCCCGGCCGCCCGAAGCGCGTTACGTGGCCGTGCCGCATATGGGCGGGCTTTCCCAGCATCTCGCCGAGCTTTGCACCCGGGTCGAGTACGGCACACCGGTGGAGCGTCTGGAAAAACAGGCATCGGGATGGCGCCTGTACGACCGCTTCGGCACCGATCTCGGCTGTTTCGATCTGGTCGTCACCGCCGTACCGCCGGCCGAGGCCATGCGCCTGCTGGGCGAGGCGGCGCCCGATCTGGGGCTCATGCTGACGGGGCAGGCCATGAGTGCGTGCTGGACCCTGCTGGTGGGCAGCGATGACGGCCTGCCGCTGATGTTCGATGCCGCCTTTATCGGCAACTCCCCGCTGCGCTGGGCGGCCCGCAACAACAGCAAGCCGGGGCGCGCCCCGCGCGAGGCCTGGGTGCTGCAGGCGACGCCGGAGTGGTCCGAAGCGCATCTGGACGATACGCCGGACGATGTGGCCGGCGCCTTGTGGCATGCATTCGAAGAGGCTGCCGGCGGATTGCCCGGCGTGCGGCCCCAGGTGCGCCGCGCCGAACTCTGGCGCGAGGCCCAGCCGATCGCCGGCCTGGAGCAGCCGTTCTTGTTCGACGCGCAGAACGGCGTGGCCGCCTGCGGCGACTGGTGCCTGGGGCCGCGTGTCGAGGCGGCCTTTCTCAGCGGCCTGGCGCTCGCCGACCGGATCCTGCAGGACGTCTAG
- the folK gene encoding 2-amino-4-hydroxy-6-hydroxymethyldihydropteridine diphosphokinase, whose translation MASEYVAAWVGLGSNLDDPQAQILRALEELDELPETRRVKASGLYRNPPMGPQDQPDYVNAVARLETALTPLALLDALLAIEQAHGRIRALHWGPRTLDLDLLLYGDQVLDHERLRLPHPGLHERAFVLYPLLEIDPGLEIPGLGRLRDLAAACPADGLIRISASL comes from the coding sequence ATGGCGTCTGAGTACGTGGCGGCCTGGGTCGGACTTGGCAGCAACCTGGACGATCCGCAGGCACAGATACTCAGGGCCCTGGAGGAACTGGACGAGCTGCCCGAGACCCGGCGGGTGAAGGCCTCCGGCCTGTACCGCAATCCGCCCATGGGGCCGCAGGACCAACCCGACTACGTCAACGCCGTGGCCCGCCTGGAGACGGCGCTGACGCCGCTCGCACTGCTCGATGCCCTGCTGGCGATCGAGCAGGCGCACGGGCGCATCCGCGCCTTACACTGGGGCCCACGCACCCTGGACCTGGACCTGCTGCTCTACGGGGACCAGGTGCTGGATCACGAACGGCTGCGGTTACCGCATCCCGGTCTGCACGAACGCGCCTTCGTCCTGTATCCTTTGCTCGAAATCGATCCCGGGCTGGAGATTCCCGGCCTGGGCCGTCTGAGGGACCTGGCGGCGGCGTGTCCCGCCGACGGGCTGATCCGCATTAGTGCATCCCTATGA
- a CDS encoding YcgN family cysteine cluster protein has translation MKPFWQDRPLTEFTEAEWESLCDGCGKCCLHKLQDEADDRIYYTDVACRLLDLHSCRCTDYSRRFNRVPDCMQVSPSQPEVFEWLPVTCAYRLLWEGRDLPDWHPLRTGNPLSTHEQGHGICGRACSELDVDDIEEHIVEWVE, from the coding sequence ATGAAGCCCTTCTGGCAGGACAGGCCGCTGACCGAATTCACCGAGGCGGAATGGGAGTCGTTGTGCGACGGCTGCGGCAAGTGCTGCCTGCACAAGCTGCAGGACGAAGCCGACGACCGCATTTACTACACCGATGTCGCCTGCCGTCTGCTGGACTTGCATAGCTGTCGCTGTACCGATTACAGCCGGCGTTTCAACCGCGTGCCCGATTGCATGCAGGTGAGCCCGTCCCAGCCCGAGGTCTTCGAATGGCTGCCTGTCACCTGCGCCTATCGCCTGTTGTGGGAAGGCAGAGATCTGCCCGACTGGCATCCGCTGCGCACGGGTAACCCGCTCAGCACCCACGAGCAGGGCCACGGCATCTGCGGCCGCGCCTGCTCCGAACTCGACGTGGACGACATCGAGGAACACATCGTGGAGTGGGTGGAATAA
- the pcnB gene encoding polynucleotide adenylyltransferase PcnB: MTASRSPSGPRILSRAEHGISRSQISQNALKVLYRLKDAGYEGYLVGGGVRDLLLGREPKDFDIATDARPEEVRQLFRNCRLIGRRFRLAHVHFGREIIEVATFRAPHDEAEGGEGEVVDGRIVRDNVYGTLEQDAWRRDFTANALYYNIADFSVVDYTEGVEDLRAGLLRPIGDPEVRFREDPVRMLRAVRFAAKLGFRIEAACERHITGHAELLETVAPARLFDEVLKLFHGGCALNTFEMLRHYGLFEHLFPLTEEALTRQEGGFPLTFVSQALNNTDSRINQDLPVTPAFLYAVMLWEPVRREALLLEEGGMASLQALQAAGGQVLAAQARHITIPKRFAFPVREIWEMQAKLERFGTRRALRLLTHPRFRAAYDFFCLRAKAGETSSEACDWWTDIQEADEARQLDMTEGKGGGPRPKRRRRPRKRRPASHGV, translated from the coding sequence GTGACAGCCAGTCGTTCCCCGTCGGGCCCGCGCATCCTCTCCCGTGCCGAGCACGGGATATCCCGCAGTCAGATATCCCAGAATGCCCTCAAGGTCCTGTATCGCCTGAAAGATGCGGGCTACGAAGGCTATCTGGTGGGTGGCGGCGTGCGCGACCTGCTGCTCGGCCGGGAACCCAAGGATTTCGACATCGCCACCGATGCCCGTCCCGAGGAGGTCCGCCAGCTGTTTCGCAACTGCCGGCTGATCGGCCGGCGTTTCCGGTTGGCGCACGTCCATTTCGGGCGCGAAATCATCGAGGTCGCCACCTTCCGCGCGCCGCACGACGAGGCCGAGGGCGGTGAAGGGGAGGTGGTCGACGGGCGCATCGTGCGGGACAACGTCTACGGCACCCTGGAACAGGATGCCTGGCGCCGCGATTTCACCGCCAATGCCCTGTACTACAACATCGCGGACTTCTCGGTGGTGGACTACACCGAGGGCGTGGAAGACCTGCGCGCCGGTCTGCTGCGCCCCATCGGCGACCCCGAGGTACGTTTCCGTGAGGACCCGGTACGCATGCTGCGCGCGGTGCGGTTCGCGGCCAAGCTGGGGTTCCGCATCGAGGCGGCCTGCGAGCGGCATATCACCGGGCATGCCGAGCTGCTCGAGACCGTGGCGCCCGCCCGCCTGTTCGACGAGGTGCTCAAGCTGTTTCACGGCGGCTGCGCGCTCAACACCTTCGAGATGCTGCGCCATTACGGGCTGTTCGAGCATCTGTTCCCGCTGACCGAGGAGGCGTTGACGCGCCAGGAAGGCGGCTTCCCGCTGACCTTTGTCAGCCAGGCGCTGAACAACACCGATTCGCGCATCAATCAGGACCTGCCCGTCACGCCCGCCTTTTTGTATGCCGTCATGCTCTGGGAGCCGGTGCGCCGCGAGGCCCTGCTGCTGGAAGAGGGCGGCATGGCGAGCCTGCAGGCCCTGCAGGCTGCGGGCGGACAGGTGTTGGCGGCCCAGGCGCGCCACATCACGATCCCCAAGCGTTTTGCCTTCCCGGTGCGCGAGATCTGGGAAATGCAGGCCAAGCTGGAACGTTTCGGCACGCGCCGCGCCTTGCGCCTGCTGACGCATCCGCGCTTCCGCGCGGCCTACGATTTCTTTTGCCTGCGCGCCAAGGCCGGCGAGACCAGCAGCGAGGCCTGCGACTGGTGGACCGATATTCAGGAAGCCGACGAGGCCCGCCAGCTGGACATGACGGAAGGCAAGGGCGGTGGCCCGCGCCCCAAACGGCGCCGCCGTCCCCGCAAACGGCGTCCGGCCTCCCATGGCGTCTGA